In Rhodococcus rhodochrous, a single genomic region encodes these proteins:
- a CDS encoding WhiB family transcriptional regulator, producing MGKRLSHGSLDGHAWDWQSRALCRFYGAEMFFSPEVETRGARARREQLACSICMSCSVRGECGDYALAAGETHGIWGAMTEHARRRAVRRSTGRDTHSPHRSGFCPPRNGSS from the coding sequence ATGGGAAAACGCCTGTCGCACGGGAGTCTCGACGGACACGCCTGGGACTGGCAGAGTCGGGCGCTCTGCCGGTTCTACGGCGCGGAGATGTTCTTTTCACCCGAAGTCGAAACCCGAGGTGCACGAGCGCGTCGGGAGCAGCTGGCATGCAGTATCTGCATGAGCTGCAGTGTTCGTGGAGAGTGCGGCGATTATGCGCTCGCCGCCGGAGAAACACACGGCATCTGGGGCGCCATGACGGAGCACGCTCGCCGAAGAGCGGTGCGCCGGTCGACCGGACGTGACACGCACAGCCCACACCGGTCCGGCTTCTGCCCACCGCGCAACGGTTCGTCGTAG